From the Mangifera indica cultivar Alphonso chromosome 10, CATAS_Mindica_2.1, whole genome shotgun sequence genome, one window contains:
- the LOC123228213 gene encoding transcription repressor OFP15-like — translation MGKKMKLPNFLSKNNGSTTLARSSSWPWPSCHQTRTLSFRTSNIVENNTNTTEMLKTINSACKFELLEGDSSLLTTTSDFDSYVESVIQKLKSERERLFFEPGETSSILEEAKTGGFPFKKSVILSMESRDPYIDFRKTMEEMVEAHGLKEWEDFEELLSWYLRVNGKSNHGYIVRAFVDLLLALAFASSSSSSSSTTTTSSSSKINTATSICSSFSLASACSCSRSPSSPLSFNFSSEESSSTPCTVSLLEADEEEEEIHSYNSPTNPCLSSLLKAEDEIKQKDDAS, via the coding sequence ATGGGCAAGAAAATGAAGCTTCCTAATTTTCTCTCCAAAAATAATGGCAGCACAACATTGGCACGATCATCGTCTTGGCCTTGGCCTTCTTGTCATCAAACAAGAACTCTCTCTTTTAGAACCAGTAATATTGTAGAAAATAACACTAATACTACCGAAATGTTGAAGACCATCAATTCAGCCTGCAAGTTTGAGTTGCTTGAAGGTGATTCTTCATTGTTAACCACCACTTCTGACTTCGATTCCTACGTGGAGAGTGTCATCCAAAAGCTGAAATCAGAGAGGGAGAGACTGTTTTTTGAGCCGGGTGAGACGAGTTCTATCCTGGAAGAAGCGAAGACAGGTGGGTTTCCTTTTAAAAAGAGTGTAATTTTGTCAATGGAGTCTCGAGATCCTTACATTGACTTCAGAAAAACCATGGAGGAAATGGTGGAAGCTCATGGGTTGAAAGAGTGGGAAGATTTTGAAGAGCTTTTGAGCTGGTATTTAAGAGTCAATGGAAAGAGCAACCATGGATATATAGTAAGAGCTTTTGTCGATTTGCTTCTTGCTCTCgcttttgcttcttcttcttcttcttcgtcttcaaCAACAACAACTTCATCCTCAAGTAAAATCAATACAGCTACAAGTATTTGTTCTTCCTTCTCATTAGCTTCAGCTTGTTCTTGTTCTCGTTCTCCTTCTTCTCCCTTGTCATTTAACTTTTCTTCAGAAGAATCTTCTTCAACTCCATGTACCGTTTCTTTATTAGAAGCCGATGAGGAAGAGGAGGAGATTCATAGTTATAATTCTCCTACTAATCCTTGTTTATCTTCATTATTAAAAGCGGAGGATGAGATTAAACAAAAAGATGATGCTTCTTGA